One window of Trueperaceae bacterium genomic DNA carries:
- a CDS encoding enoyl-CoA hydratase-related protein produces MPVLLTAHDGPVRTLTLNRPEVRNALDTELRRELLAALDEAESDPGVRALVLTGAGNAFCAGMDLGELERLLERSEEEHLEDSRRLAFLFRRLYAFPKPVVAAVNGHAIAGGAGLASVCDVVIVSEEAKFGYTEARIGFVAALVSVFLTRMAGERAARELLLGARPVSAGEALAYGLVSEVVEPAKVLQRAGEAAAAMAANSPQALETSKRLLVESGGLGLDDALELAIETNARARSSDDLREGVRAFLEKRPPEWTP; encoded by the coding sequence ATGCCCGTCCTGCTGACTGCTCACGATGGTCCGGTACGGACGCTCACCCTGAACCGGCCCGAGGTGCGGAACGCCCTCGATACCGAGTTGCGGCGGGAGCTCCTGGCCGCTCTCGACGAGGCCGAGTCGGATCCGGGGGTGCGCGCGCTCGTCCTCACCGGGGCCGGCAACGCCTTCTGCGCTGGCATGGACCTCGGCGAACTCGAACGGCTGCTCGAGCGCAGCGAGGAGGAGCACCTGGAGGATTCGCGCCGGCTAGCCTTCCTATTCCGTCGCCTCTACGCCTTCCCGAAGCCGGTGGTCGCCGCAGTGAACGGACATGCGATCGCCGGCGGCGCCGGCCTGGCGTCGGTGTGCGATGTGGTGATCGTCAGCGAGGAGGCGAAGTTCGGTTACACGGAGGCCCGCATCGGCTTCGTCGCCGCTCTGGTGAGTGTGTTCCTGACGAGGATGGCCGGCGAGCGAGCGGCTCGGGAGCTTCTCCTTGGGGCGAGGCCGGTGAGCGCCGGGGAGGCGCTGGCCTACGGGCTCGTATCCGAGGTGGTGGAGCCAGCGAAGGTGCTCCAGCGGGCTGGCGAGGCGGCCGCGGCCATGGCCGCCAATTCGCCTCAGGCGCTCGAAACCAGCAAGCGGCTGCTGGTCGAGTCAGGAGGCCTGGGCCTGGACGATGCGCTGGAGTTGGCGATCGAGACGAACGCCCGGGCACGCTCGAGCGACGACCTGCGGGAGGGCGTGAGAGCGTTCCTGGAGAAGCGCCCACCCGAGTGGACCCCCTGA
- a CDS encoding LEA type 2 family protein, whose protein sequence is MKRLLLLALLLLLSACAPGVTSVISPPTFRVVESKLVRFEPSGVGAGNALVTLRLETRNPNPVPLRLAGLDGDFYLGGQRVAATSFNDGIALPANGAAQLNLDVAVPVEGAAQVLNQFARLVAGDPVGYRVDATVSVDVFGAPQRFPTLTVARGELQVAGGLRPPAVRFEPSATRVSFSGLTARVDVGLVIDNPLPIGYFVRGPQVTLELDGRPVGRASIPRTPVPAHGTSPAALRFEVGIADAGAALLSRLQAGGSGLSFSLDGVLEVEIPAVASTRTSLDRVGGLLP, encoded by the coding sequence ATGAAGCGCCTCCTCCTGCTAGCCCTGCTGCTGCTCCTCTCTGCCTGCGCCCCCGGTGTCACCTCCGTGATCTCGCCGCCCACCTTCCGCGTCGTCGAATCGAAACTGGTGAGGTTCGAACCGAGCGGCGTCGGGGCCGGCAACGCCCTCGTGACCCTGCGCCTCGAGACCCGCAACCCGAACCCGGTCCCGCTGCGACTCGCCGGGCTCGACGGCGACTTCTACCTGGGTGGCCAGCGGGTGGCGGCCACCTCGTTCAATGACGGCATCGCGCTGCCCGCCAACGGCGCCGCTCAGCTGAACCTCGACGTGGCCGTTCCCGTCGAGGGAGCCGCGCAGGTCCTGAACCAGTTCGCCAGGCTCGTGGCCGGCGATCCGGTCGGCTACCGGGTCGACGCCACCGTGAGCGTAGATGTCTTCGGCGCCCCTCAGCGGTTCCCCACCCTCACCGTCGCCCGCGGCGAACTCCAGGTTGCGGGCGGTCTCCGGCCGCCTGCGGTACGGTTCGAGCCGTCGGCAACACGGGTCAGCTTCAGCGGCCTCACCGCCCGGGTGGACGTGGGTCTGGTGATCGACAATCCCCTGCCGATCGGCTACTTCGTCCGCGGACCCCAGGTGACCCTGGAACTCGACGGGCGGCCGGTCGGGCGAGCGTCCATCCCCCGCACCCCGGTTCCCGCTCATGGCACCTCGCCCGCCGCCCTGCGCTTCGAGGTCGGGATCGCCGATGCCGGCGCCGCGCTCCTGAGCCGCCTGCAGGCTGGCGGCAGCGGGCTCAGTTTCAGCCTCGATGGCGTGCTGGAGGTTGAGATACCCGCGGTCGCGTCGACACGGACCTCCCTCGACCGTGTGGGCGGCCTGCTCCCCTGA
- a CDS encoding MMPL family transporter: MPSRLAKLVSHRPRLVLAIWLVITLAALPFATRVNEVLDAQPQVPESSEPQQVSRILNQEFSQLDDFSVVLVSRSDEYRLGDPQFDQAYFRAIDTLQGIPGVTGVRDYRRSRGLDLVGDDGHYIISVIGIKSESDAEAKEIAAAMRTALEHVGGLEFNLAGGPASIQELEDISERDTRRAELYGLPLTLIVLVVAFGALVASGLPLLVALLSITLSFAVIYGIGQLMDFAVYTQSIVTMLGLATGIDYALLMVNRFREELRNGVEPKRAAEITSLTSGKAVVFSGATVLIALTALLVPPLAFIRSLGVGTIVVLIVSILVSTTALPSLLALLGERVNYLRITRRVPGLRSRSFWRKRAQLILRHPWAWAITGALALILLSIPALQMEVADPGARGLSPATDSRQVVSALEGVGLDGMLEPIEVLLDFGEEGFFNPSSQRQLSSLARELEDLPTVGAVYSAMSVESLPTLLLYQYYATQELALNSELRELVLATVSETGRYARLTVFPLGNLVPHEVASLRANLRQAIEEVDVRALVGGPAIFEAEWTRLLYQSFPLAIALVYLGILLVLGLAFRSLLIPLKSILLNTLTVATAYGVITLIFQDGWFAGLFGVPGGIGYVDASAPLFIFAIVFGLSMDYEVFLVARIYEAHQQGLSDWDAVVDALSATGGVITSAAAVMIVVFSSFIFSDVVLIKTLGIGLSVAILLDATLVRLALVPAMMFLAGRLNWWLPRPMARLADRVGLSHD, from the coding sequence ATGCCGTCCCGCCTCGCCAAGCTGGTCAGTCACCGTCCACGTTTGGTGCTGGCAATATGGCTGGTGATCACTCTCGCGGCACTGCCGTTCGCGACCAGGGTGAACGAGGTGCTCGACGCGCAGCCACAGGTCCCGGAATCCAGCGAACCTCAGCAGGTGAGCCGCATACTGAACCAGGAGTTCAGCCAGCTGGACGACTTCAGCGTGGTGCTGGTGAGCAGGAGCGACGAGTACCGGCTGGGCGACCCCCAGTTCGATCAGGCCTACTTCCGGGCGATCGACACGCTGCAAGGGATACCGGGCGTAACCGGGGTCAGGGACTACCGCCGCTCGCGGGGCCTCGATCTCGTTGGGGACGACGGCCACTACATCATCTCGGTCATAGGCATCAAGTCGGAGAGCGACGCGGAAGCGAAGGAGATCGCCGCAGCCATGCGCACCGCGCTCGAACACGTGGGCGGGCTCGAGTTCAACCTGGCGGGAGGGCCGGCATCGATCCAGGAGCTCGAGGACATAAGCGAGCGAGACACTCGGCGGGCCGAGCTCTACGGCCTTCCTCTCACCCTCATCGTCCTGGTCGTCGCCTTCGGCGCCCTGGTCGCATCGGGCCTGCCACTGCTGGTGGCGCTGCTGTCGATAACCCTTTCGTTCGCGGTGATCTACGGCATCGGCCAGCTGATGGACTTCGCTGTCTACACCCAGAGCATCGTCACCATGCTGGGCCTCGCCACAGGCATCGACTACGCCCTGCTCATGGTGAACCGGTTCCGGGAGGAGTTGCGCAACGGGGTCGAACCGAAGCGAGCTGCCGAGATCACCTCGCTCACCTCCGGCAAGGCCGTCGTGTTCAGCGGGGCCACCGTGCTGATCGCCCTCACCGCCCTGCTGGTGCCGCCCCTGGCGTTCATCCGCTCGCTCGGGGTGGGCACCATCGTCGTCCTCATCGTCAGCATCCTGGTGAGCACCACTGCCCTGCCTTCGCTTCTCGCCCTGCTGGGCGAGCGCGTCAACTACCTGCGGATCACGAGGCGAGTTCCGGGGCTCAGGAGCCGCTCGTTCTGGCGCAAGAGAGCTCAACTGATCCTGCGGCACCCCTGGGCCTGGGCGATAACAGGCGCCCTGGCGCTGATCCTCCTCAGCATCCCCGCGCTGCAGATGGAAGTCGCCGACCCCGGCGCGCGCGGACTGAGTCCCGCGACCGACTCGCGGCAGGTCGTCAGCGCCCTCGAGGGGGTGGGGCTCGACGGCATGCTCGAGCCGATCGAGGTGCTGCTCGATTTCGGTGAGGAGGGCTTCTTCAACCCGTCCAGTCAGCGCCAGCTCTCCAGCCTCGCGCGGGAGCTTGAGGATCTGCCGACGGTGGGAGCGGTCTACTCGGCGATGTCGGTGGAGAGCCTGCCCACCCTCCTGCTCTACCAGTACTACGCGACCCAGGAGCTCGCGCTGAACAGCGAACTGCGCGAACTCGTGCTTGCCACCGTGAGTGAGACCGGACGCTACGCACGCCTCACCGTCTTCCCGTTGGGCAACCTGGTGCCGCACGAGGTGGCGTCGCTGCGCGCGAACCTGCGCCAGGCGATCGAGGAGGTGGATGTCCGGGCCCTGGTTGGCGGACCCGCCATATTCGAGGCGGAGTGGACGAGGCTCCTCTACCAGTCGTTCCCGCTGGCCATCGCGCTCGTCTACCTGGGCATCCTGCTGGTGTTGGGGCTGGCGTTCCGCTCGCTGCTGATCCCCCTCAAGTCGATCCTGCTCAATACCCTCACCGTCGCAACCGCCTACGGGGTGATAACCCTGATCTTCCAGGACGGGTGGTTCGCCGGACTCTTCGGGGTGCCAGGCGGGATCGGCTACGTCGACGCCAGCGCCCCCCTCTTCATCTTCGCCATCGTGTTCGGCCTCTCCATGGATTACGAGGTGTTCCTCGTCGCCCGGATATACGAGGCGCACCAGCAGGGCCTCTCCGACTGGGACGCGGTCGTCGACGCGTTGAGCGCCACCGGTGGGGTTATCACCTCGGCCGCCGCGGTCATGATCGTCGTCTTCAGCAGTTTCATCTTCTCGGACGTGGTGCTCATCAAGACGCTGGGCATCGGCCTGTCGGTAGCGATCCTGCTGGACGCGACGCTGGTGCGGTTGGCCCTGGTGCCGGCGATGATGTTCCTCGCCGGCCGGCTCAACTGGTGGCTGCCCAGGCCTATGGCTCGCCTGGCCGACCGGGTCGGCCTCAGCCACGACTGA
- a CDS encoding ABC transporter ATP-binding protein, which produces METDKNYAVEGRRLGKTYHLGEQEITALSGIDIAVEHGSFVSVMGPSGSGKSTLLHLLGLLDLPDEGKVLIDGVETSGLDDDALTRMRRDRLGFVFQTFELIPNLTARENILLPAEVAGRLEAGEERLARLASDLGIEDRLDHRPKQLSGGQRQRVALARALINDPVVVLADEPTGNLDSETGQEVLRLLRRGVDERGWTVVMVTHDPKAALTADTILFLRDGRLSGAVGTRDPHARSVIETFVGV; this is translated from the coding sequence ATGGAAACCGACAAGAACTACGCTGTCGAGGGTCGTCGCCTCGGCAAGACCTACCACCTGGGAGAGCAGGAGATAACGGCGCTCTCCGGCATCGACATCGCCGTGGAGCACGGCTCGTTCGTGAGTGTGATGGGCCCCTCGGGGAGCGGCAAGAGCACGCTGCTTCACCTCTTGGGCCTGCTCGACTTGCCCGATGAGGGCAAGGTGCTGATCGACGGCGTCGAGACCTCGGGCCTGGACGACGACGCCCTCACCCGGATGCGCCGCGATCGACTGGGTTTCGTGTTCCAGACCTTCGAACTCATCCCCAACCTGACGGCGCGGGAGAACATCCTGCTACCGGCCGAAGTCGCCGGCAGGCTGGAGGCCGGCGAGGAGCGACTCGCTCGTCTCGCTTCGGACCTGGGCATCGAGGACCGGCTCGACCACCGGCCCAAGCAGCTCTCCGGCGGTCAACGTCAGCGAGTAGCGCTCGCGCGCGCGTTGATCAACGATCCCGTCGTCGTCCTCGCCGACGAACCGACCGGGAACCTCGACAGCGAGACCGGTCAGGAGGTACTCCGCCTGCTAAGGCGCGGCGTCGACGAACGCGGCTGGACCGTGGTGATGGTGACTCACGACCCCAAGGCGGCGCTGACCGCCGACACCATACTCTTCCTCCGCGACGGCCGGCTCTCGGGTGCGGTGGGGACCAGGGACCCGCATGCCCGGTCGGTGATCGAGACCTTCGTTGGCGTGTAG
- a CDS encoding ABC transporter permease, producing MPMPMLVRLALRNLSRHAWRTAATVLGVAIGIAAVLATLSVGDNVEANVASTLAAAAGNADLLVTPGVQGRAVFDVEDVRPALEEQAGVAEFYPVLNIRAEPQRETQDINRSVIPGVDTGFQISGRVTRSGAELPARVAIGNMPTSDSFAVAIAENFAGQRGIEVGDTVTFSGRLGDQEFVVSGLLDDSYGYASTNGGRVAIMALTDLQELLHLEGRASFIEVHVSEEANTNEVLEELSERLGGDYTVTFPAASGNIATGIVDTIQSGLSILAATLLALGGFMAYNTFMAAVVERRREYALLRTLCLTRHQVQRLALLEAAVVSVLGVISGLLLGIVLAYVVTRINAFSLGIDFRTLVVPMESVVPAAGVGVLVALLAGSLPARTASATPPLAALRQAEQYEDTLLRSVLGWLIVGLGVALALIRWSGAWALAAAGVSMALLFLGFTLATPTLLPPATRLLGPLLRRIFGPAGKLGSSFARRNAPRNGVAIGSVVVGIGLTIGVGAMVAGINKAIADWVDTTIVGDLFVTSPVSFPSDFETAVPEAVPAIDEASGVGIRIVRFRPQGEARARSIALVLVDPSRFEPGSGFGRFQYIPGQGNDRQGYDTLAAGGRVLIANTLRDRFDLGVGDTVTLRTDEGFREFPVGGVIVDFTGGGEAVVASIEDIELFGGGSPDLFVMTVDEGVDVAEARDALIAAFPDLYLDVTLNRDYRETIMALTRRSFVTTNALLALAIFIAALGVANTLGMNLSSRQHELAVLRTLGLTRRGVGRVVNSEGLVVMVVGAVLGVASGLLLAHVITAGAAAITGFAISPQYPWLLIVLALIASPVVGLIASYFPARRAASLPPILALGASE from the coding sequence ATGCCGATGCCGATGTTGGTGCGGCTTGCGCTGCGCAATCTATCCCGTCATGCCTGGCGAACCGCTGCTACAGTCCTCGGCGTTGCGATCGGTATCGCCGCCGTACTGGCAACCCTCTCCGTCGGGGACAACGTCGAGGCGAACGTCGCCAGCACCCTGGCAGCCGCAGCGGGCAACGCCGATCTGCTGGTAACCCCTGGAGTGCAGGGCCGCGCCGTCTTCGACGTCGAGGACGTCCGGCCGGCGCTCGAGGAGCAGGCCGGTGTGGCCGAGTTCTACCCCGTGCTGAACATCCGGGCGGAACCTCAGCGGGAGACCCAGGACATAAACCGGTCGGTGATCCCAGGCGTGGACACCGGCTTCCAGATCTCGGGGCGGGTGACGCGCTCCGGGGCCGAGCTGCCTGCCCGCGTCGCCATCGGCAACATGCCGACTTCCGACAGCTTCGCCGTGGCGATCGCCGAGAACTTCGCCGGGCAGCGCGGTATCGAGGTGGGCGACACGGTTACCTTCAGCGGCCGCCTGGGCGACCAGGAGTTCGTCGTCTCGGGCCTTCTCGACGACTCGTACGGCTACGCCTCGACGAACGGCGGCCGCGTCGCCATCATGGCCCTGACTGACCTCCAGGAGCTGCTCCATCTCGAGGGACGCGCCAGTTTCATCGAGGTGCACGTGAGCGAGGAGGCCAACACCAACGAAGTGCTGGAGGAGCTGAGCGAGCGGCTGGGCGGCGACTACACGGTCACCTTCCCGGCGGCCAGCGGGAACATCGCCACCGGCATCGTCGACACCATCCAGTCGGGCCTCAGCATCCTCGCCGCCACCCTGCTGGCTCTAGGCGGCTTCATGGCCTACAACACCTTCATGGCCGCGGTGGTGGAGCGACGTCGCGAGTATGCTCTGTTGCGCACACTCTGCCTCACCCGCCATCAGGTGCAGCGGCTGGCGCTCCTCGAGGCCGCGGTGGTAAGCGTTCTGGGCGTGATCTCCGGCCTGCTGCTGGGCATAGTGTTGGCATACGTGGTGACGCGGATCAACGCCTTCAGCCTGGGCATCGACTTCCGTACCCTCGTGGTGCCCATGGAGAGCGTCGTTCCCGCCGCCGGTGTGGGCGTCCTGGTTGCCCTGCTGGCCGGCTCGCTGCCCGCCCGCACCGCCTCGGCGACACCACCGCTGGCGGCGCTGCGTCAGGCGGAGCAGTACGAGGATACCCTCCTCCGCAGCGTCCTGGGCTGGCTCATCGTCGGGCTCGGCGTTGCGCTCGCACTCATCCGCTGGAGCGGAGCCTGGGCACTGGCTGCCGCCGGTGTCTCGATGGCCCTGCTCTTCCTGGGTTTCACCCTGGCCACGCCCACCCTGCTGCCGCCGGCTACCCGGCTGTTGGGCCCCCTGCTCCGCCGCATCTTCGGACCGGCGGGCAAGCTCGGCTCTTCGTTCGCGCGTCGCAACGCCCCCCGTAACGGGGTGGCGATCGGCTCGGTGGTGGTAGGCATCGGACTCACCATCGGTGTCGGCGCCATGGTCGCCGGCATCAACAAGGCCATCGCCGACTGGGTGGATACGACGATCGTGGGCGACCTGTTCGTGACCTCGCCGGTCAGCTTCCCGAGCGACTTCGAGACCGCGGTCCCCGAGGCGGTTCCAGCCATCGACGAAGCGTCAGGTGTAGGCATCCGCATCGTCAGGTTCCGGCCCCAAGGCGAAGCGCGGGCCCGCAGCATCGCCCTCGTGCTGGTCGACCCGAGCCGGTTCGAACCGGGCTCGGGCTTCGGCCGGTTCCAGTACATCCCGGGGCAGGGGAACGACCGGCAGGGGTACGACACCCTGGCCGCGGGCGGCCGGGTACTCATCGCCAATACCCTGCGTGACCGGTTCGACCTGGGCGTAGGCGACACCGTCACCCTGCGGACGGACGAGGGGTTCCGCGAGTTCCCCGTCGGCGGGGTGATCGTCGACTTCACCGGGGGCGGAGAGGCCGTCGTCGCGTCGATAGAGGACATCGAGCTCTTCGGCGGCGGCAGCCCCGACCTGTTCGTGATGACAGTCGACGAGGGCGTGGACGTGGCGGAGGCTCGTGACGCGCTCATCGCGGCCTTCCCCGACCTCTATCTGGACGTGACCCTCAACCGCGACTACCGCGAAACGATCATGGCCCTCACCCGAAGGTCGTTCGTGACCACGAACGCGCTCCTCGCCCTGGCGATATTCATCGCCGCTCTGGGGGTAGCCAACACGCTGGGGATGAACCTCTCCAGCAGACAGCACGAGCTGGCCGTCCTCCGCACCCTCGGCCTCACCCGTCGTGGAGTCGGCAGGGTCGTCAACTCGGAGGGCCTGGTGGTCATGGTGGTTGGCGCGGTCCTGGGCGTCGCATCCGGACTCCTGCTGGCGCACGTCATCACCGCCGGCGCCGCGGCCATCACCGGCTTCGCCATCTCGCCACAGTATCCTTGGCTGCTCATCGTTCTCGCGCTCATCGCCTCACCCGTCGTGGGCCTCATCGCCTCCTACTTCCCCGCTCGCCGGGCCGCCAGCCTGCCGCCCATCCTCGCCCTGGGCGCCTCGGAGTAA
- a CDS encoding lysylphosphatidylglycerol synthase transmembrane domain-containing protein, whose protein sequence is MLRLGTALLFSLLLGVASLYLVAPDVFDGDLFRIVSRLDLLAIAGIFVPVVLWWLLSAWRLIFLTAGTDHRTSLWQGVQTHILGTFSAVATPTGGGNSIGIVLLLNRFGLPVNQAVAVAVMCVVGDLAFFSWAAPAGYFALRFARVRMPLEGLGLLVSVLSFFAILVSYLLVFRLPLAIALLRRLAGHRWLRRFHARIDGFLDELSLASRHYSSRPWHWHLRFHLLSGAARLPYFAVLNLVLVSLLMDADHLVVYAVQVILHAFAFLVPTPGASGYQEAVVTYALRSHVAGGPLAAAVIVWRFYQHYVYFLLGPLVGGLALAGAGRRPTVEKSE, encoded by the coding sequence GTGCTGAGGCTAGGCACGGCCCTCCTGTTCTCCCTGCTGTTGGGCGTGGCCAGCCTCTATCTCGTTGCGCCTGACGTCTTCGACGGGGACCTGTTCAGGATCGTCTCACGGCTCGACCTGCTCGCGATCGCCGGCATCTTCGTGCCGGTGGTCCTCTGGTGGTTGCTCTCGGCCTGGCGCCTGATCTTCCTAACCGCCGGCACCGATCACCGCACCAGCCTCTGGCAAGGCGTCCAGACCCACATCCTCGGCACCTTCAGCGCAGTCGCCACGCCGACCGGAGGCGGCAACTCGATAGGCATCGTGCTGCTCCTGAACCGCTTCGGCCTCCCCGTCAACCAGGCGGTCGCGGTTGCGGTGATGTGCGTCGTCGGCGACCTCGCCTTCTTCAGCTGGGCCGCTCCGGCCGGCTATTTCGCCCTTCGCTTCGCCCGCGTGCGGATGCCGCTCGAAGGCCTGGGTCTCCTGGTATCGGTCCTCTCCTTCTTCGCGATACTCGTGAGCTACCTGCTCGTCTTCCGCCTGCCGCTGGCGATCGCGCTTCTGCGCCGGCTGGCCGGTCACCGCTGGCTCCGCCGCTTCCACGCCCGCATCGACGGCTTCCTCGATGAGCTGTCTCTCGCCAGCCGCCACTACTCGAGCCGGCCCTGGCACTGGCATCTCCGCTTCCATCTGCTCTCCGGCGCTGCCAGGCTCCCCTACTTCGCGGTGCTCAATCTGGTGCTCGTAAGCCTGCTGATGGACGCCGACCATCTCGTCGTCTACGCGGTGCAGGTGATCCTTCACGCCTTCGCCTTCCTGGTTCCCACCCCCGGTGCCAGCGGTTACCAGGAGGCGGTCGTCACCTACGCACTGCGCAGTCACGTAGCCGGCGGCCCGCTTGCGGCCGCGGTGATCGTCTGGCGCTTCTACCAGCACTACGTCTACTTCCTGCTTGGCCCGCTCGTCGGCGGGTTGGCGCTGGCAGGCGCCGGCCGCCGGCCAACGGTCGAGAAGAGCGAGTAG
- a CDS encoding glycosyltransferase, which translates to MENGEAQNDDASGPVGQERPRILFATIAAGGSHVSTAHALAEAIECHYPGEFDLAVREPMLDYGFEELDRRHKESWKRALGNPWTIVWGQVLIDAFPRLTAAFHRRFLAEFARRAAHELAAEPPDLIVVNHGWLMTAFTLAQRRFGLQVPVVTFETSTINANALWAEPNAERVIVASPESKRRLLRFGLSEARVDVVGYPVRQAFLRAPGRDEARQMLGLADEFTCLVSLGGEGVGGTPEKVARALLRLEAVQVVVVCGRNEELRRHLAGLDHPRLVVVGFVEEMALYLAASDVVIGKPGPATVFEAIAVGRPLLSPMRSGTVENKMSELLAVHGLGGYRSTLEALTEEVAAYRDEPRLLEEAADRAARLDFAGMAERLARYLVGYLRTGAPDASAVGSGVPLEPEHEGQRAW; encoded by the coding sequence ATGGAGAACGGAGAAGCACAGAACGACGACGCCTCGGGGCCGGTCGGCCAGGAACGGCCCCGGATCCTCTTCGCAACCATCGCGGCCGGCGGTTCGCACGTGAGCACCGCTCACGCCCTGGCCGAAGCGATCGAGTGCCACTACCCGGGAGAGTTCGACCTGGCCGTGCGCGAGCCGATGCTCGACTACGGCTTCGAAGAGCTCGACCGCAGACACAAGGAGAGCTGGAAGCGGGCGCTCGGCAACCCCTGGACGATCGTCTGGGGCCAGGTCCTCATCGACGCCTTCCCCCGTCTCACCGCCGCCTTCCACCGGCGGTTCCTGGCGGAGTTCGCCCGCAGAGCCGCACACGAGCTCGCCGCCGAACCACCCGACCTGATCGTCGTCAATCACGGTTGGTTGATGACCGCCTTCACCCTTGCCCAACGGCGCTTCGGGCTGCAGGTACCGGTGGTGACGTTCGAGACCTCCACCATCAACGCCAACGCCCTCTGGGCCGAACCGAACGCCGAGCGGGTGATCGTAGCCTCCCCCGAGTCGAAGCGGCGCCTCCTGCGGTTCGGCTTGAGCGAGGCGCGCGTAGACGTGGTGGGCTACCCGGTGAGGCAGGCGTTCCTGCGGGCGCCGGGGCGCGACGAGGCGCGCCAGATGCTCGGCCTTGCGGACGAGTTCACCTGTCTCGTGTCACTCGGCGGCGAGGGAGTGGGCGGGACGCCGGAGAAGGTCGCCCGGGCCCTGCTTCGGCTCGAGGCGGTGCAGGTGGTGGTGGTCTGCGGCCGGAACGAGGAGTTGCGCAGGCACCTCGCCGGGCTCGACCACCCCAGGCTGGTGGTCGTAGGGTTCGTCGAGGAGATGGCCCTCTACCTGGCCGCTAGCGACGTGGTGATCGGCAAACCGGGACCGGCTACGGTCTTCGAGGCGATAGCGGTGGGAAGACCGCTCCTCTCCCCCATGCGCTCGGGCACCGTCGAGAACAAGATGAGCGAACTGCTCGCCGTCCACGGCCTGGGCGGCTACCGGTCCACACTGGAGGCGCTTACCGAAGAGGTGGCGGCCTACCGGGACGAACCTCGGCTACTGGAAGAGGCGGCCGACCGGGCTGCCCGCCTCGACTTCGCGGGGATGGCCGAGCGGCTCGCCCGCTACCTGGTGGGCTACCTTCGCACCGGCGCTCCCGATGCGAGCGCCGTCGGAAGCGGCGTGCCGCTCGAGCCGGAACACGAGGGCCAACGAGCGTGGTGA
- a CDS encoding glycosyltransferase — MLFATIAAGGGHVATARAMAEALERYYPGEFETEVSDFMFDLGLLREDRQHKQLWRWALARPQLVRTGQRVLDSAPTLTRRYHRLMLRRFSRAAAARLELRPVDLVVANHGWLTVGLTRARQRHGLRTPILSFATEPLDASALWAEPAAERFVVPSEAARKDLIKLGVGPERIDVVGYPVREQFLRPPGKAEARSRLGIEEGFTCLVSLGGEGIADDPREWISALLAEGIRVVVLSGRNPLLRRKLAPLAASFPHLRLEGYTEAVADFLAASDVVVGKAGPASVFEALAVGRPFIATGYAGLNEVEVVRFLARRGLGMLAKSRRAILEAVTEYRREPIELERVAQKTRELDFAGMSERLAGYIASYAREGRADPLFVGAGLE, encoded by the coding sequence GTGCTCTTCGCGACCATAGCCGCAGGCGGCGGCCACGTAGCGACCGCCAGGGCGATGGCCGAGGCGCTCGAACGCTACTACCCGGGAGAGTTCGAAACCGAGGTTTCGGACTTCATGTTCGACCTCGGGCTGCTTCGCGAGGATCGCCAGCACAAGCAGCTATGGCGCTGGGCTCTGGCCCGGCCGCAACTGGTGCGAACCGGGCAGAGGGTCCTCGACTCGGCCCCCACGCTCACCCGCCGCTACCACCGGCTGATGCTCCGCCGCTTCTCGCGCGCCGCGGCGGCACGGCTCGAGCTACGACCGGTCGATCTGGTCGTCGCCAACCACGGCTGGCTTACCGTGGGCCTCACCCGGGCTCGCCAACGGCACGGCCTGAGGACCCCGATACTCTCATTCGCTACCGAACCCCTCGACGCCAGCGCCCTCTGGGCCGAACCGGCCGCCGAACGGTTCGTCGTCCCTTCGGAGGCGGCGCGCAAGGACCTGATCAAGCTCGGCGTCGGTCCGGAGAGGATAGACGTCGTGGGCTACCCGGTACGTGAGCAGTTCCTGCGGCCGCCCGGGAAGGCCGAGGCGCGCAGCCGGCTGGGAATCGAGGAGGGATTCACCTGCCTCGTATCACTGGGTGGAGAAGGGATCGCCGACGACCCGCGAGAGTGGATCTCGGCGCTCCTGGCGGAAGGGATCAGGGTCGTCGTGCTGAGCGGCAGGAACCCGCTGCTACGCCGCAAGCTGGCGCCGTTGGCCGCCAGCTTCCCACATCTGCGCCTGGAGGGGTACACCGAGGCGGTCGCCGACTTCCTGGCGGCGAGCGACGTCGTGGTAGGTAAAGCCGGCCCAGCCTCGGTGTTCGAGGCGCTCGCGGTAGGCAGGCCCTTCATCGCCACCGGCTACGCGGGCCTGAACGAGGTCGAGGTCGTTCGCTTCCTGGCGAGGAGAGGGCTGGGGATGCTGGCGAAGAGCAGGCGGGCGATATTGGAAGCGGTAACGGAGTATCGTCGGGAACCGATCGAACTCGAGCGGGTCGCGCAGAAGACCCGGGAACTGGATTTCGCAGGGATGAGCGAGAGGCTGGCCGGCTACATCGCCAGTTATGCTCGTGAGGGACGCGCTGACCCCCTGTTCGTGGGGGCCGGCCTGGAGTAG